In Nocardioides cavernae, a single genomic region encodes these proteins:
- a CDS encoding flavin-containing monooxygenase: MTTIDTVVIGAGHAGLAVSKLLTDAGREHVVLDRGRIGHRWRTERWDSLHLLTPSWMTRLPGWSYRGPRPDGYLSVGSFIGYLEAYAASFGAPVVDGTTVHEVAATPGGRPARRYRVVTSRGTWHARHVVIATGPHGTPHVPAGLAGLDTSGIDLVTSNNYRNPGRLGTGGVLVVGASASGMQIADELNRAGREVTLAVGRHTRMPRRHRGLDIFWWLENTGRLARTIDEVADPVAARGETSLQLVGRDDPERSTEDLDLGRLQEHGVRLVGRLDTVDGRTAHFRDDLAATVGAADANLDRLIDSLDHFVERIGLGGQLWDSPRPRPVAIGSPRRRVDLRAEGIGTVLVASGYRPHHPWLRLPITDPDGAVRQHRGVTPAEGVYVVGQRFQHRRDSGQIDGARHDAGSVVAHLLAASGARVPATDGSGTGRQEPAA, encoded by the coding sequence ATGACCACCATCGACACCGTCGTCATCGGGGCCGGACATGCCGGCCTCGCAGTGAGCAAGCTGCTCACGGACGCCGGACGCGAGCACGTCGTGCTCGACCGCGGCCGGATCGGCCACCGCTGGCGCACCGAGCGCTGGGACTCCCTCCACCTGCTCACGCCGAGCTGGATGACCCGGCTCCCCGGCTGGAGCTACCGCGGGCCACGCCCCGACGGCTACCTCAGCGTCGGCTCCTTCATCGGCTACCTCGAGGCGTACGCCGCCTCGTTCGGCGCGCCCGTCGTCGACGGAACCACCGTGCACGAGGTCGCCGCCACACCCGGCGGCCGCCCGGCACGTCGCTACCGCGTCGTCACCAGTCGCGGCACCTGGCACGCCCGTCACGTCGTCATCGCGACCGGGCCGCACGGGACTCCCCACGTGCCGGCCGGCCTCGCCGGGCTCGACACCTCCGGGATCGACCTGGTGACCTCGAACAACTACCGCAACCCCGGCCGGCTCGGGACGGGCGGCGTGCTCGTCGTGGGCGCGTCGGCGTCCGGCATGCAGATCGCCGACGAGCTCAACCGGGCCGGTCGCGAGGTCACCCTCGCGGTCGGGCGGCACACCCGGATGCCCAGGCGGCACCGCGGCCTCGACATCTTCTGGTGGCTCGAGAACACCGGCCGCCTGGCCCGGACCATCGACGAGGTGGCCGACCCGGTGGCCGCGCGCGGTGAGACCTCGCTGCAGCTCGTGGGCCGCGACGACCCCGAGCGGTCCACCGAGGACCTCGACCTCGGCCGCCTCCAGGAGCACGGTGTCCGCCTCGTCGGACGGCTCGACACGGTCGACGGCCGTACGGCTCACTTCCGCGACGACCTCGCCGCGACCGTCGGTGCCGCCGACGCGAACCTGGACCGGCTCATCGACAGCCTCGACCACTTCGTCGAGCGGATCGGCCTGGGCGGCCAGCTGTGGGACAGCCCGCGGCCCCGTCCCGTGGCGATCGGGTCCCCGCGGCGCCGGGTCGACCTGCGCGCCGAGGGCATCGGCACGGTGCTGGTGGCATCGGGCTACCGCCCCCACCACCCCTGGCTGCGGCTGCCGATCACCGACCCCGACGGGGCCGTCCGCCAGCACCGGGGCGTGACCCCCGCCGAGGGTGTGTACGTCGTCGGGCAGCGCTTCCAGCACCGGCGCGACTCCGGCCAGATCGACGGGGCGCGGCACGACGCCGGGTCGGTGGTGGCCCACCTGCTCGCCGCGAGCGGGGCACGGGTGCCGGCCACCGACGGCTCCGGCACCGGCCGACAGGAGCCGGCAGCATGA
- a CDS encoding amidase, which translates to MTGLTVDSTARAQAAAVRSGEISATELLELHLDRIEERNPELNAIVSLDAERARAWAAVADQAQASGEEVGPLHGLPFAVKDTHALKGWRTTYGSPIFADAVADHDDLLVERVRSAGAVFVGKTNVPEFAAGSHTFNTVFGVTRNPVDPSRSAGGSSGGAACALASGMVPLADGSDMGGSLRNPASFCGVVGMRPSLGRVPEWPLYNQWESTSVGGPMARNVGDLALLLSVLAGPDPRAPLALGDPGASFAPPLASARLAGLRVACSVDLGGSLVVDHEVADVVRATAARLSDAGASVAEAHPDLSLADDTFRTLRAWHFQAKLGRLLAEHPTSFKASLEANIRAGEPLTGADVARAYTQRTSLSETMRIFFGGHDVLLLPTSQVPPFPVEQEFPETINGQQMPDYLAWMRSAYFITVTGCPAISVPAGRTADGLPVGVQLVARHGADRQLLEVAAAVEELLAD; encoded by the coding sequence GTGACCGGTCTGACGGTCGACTCCACCGCACGCGCCCAGGCCGCCGCCGTACGGTCCGGGGAGATCTCGGCGACCGAGCTCCTCGAGCTGCACCTCGACCGGATCGAGGAGCGCAACCCCGAGCTCAACGCGATCGTCTCCCTCGACGCCGAGCGCGCCCGTGCCTGGGCGGCCGTCGCCGACCAGGCGCAGGCCTCGGGCGAGGAGGTGGGTCCGCTGCACGGGCTGCCCTTCGCGGTGAAGGACACCCACGCGCTGAAGGGGTGGCGCACGACCTACGGCTCGCCGATCTTCGCCGACGCCGTCGCCGACCACGACGACCTTCTCGTCGAGCGGGTCCGCAGCGCGGGCGCGGTGTTCGTCGGCAAGACCAACGTGCCGGAGTTCGCGGCCGGGTCCCACACGTTCAACACCGTCTTCGGCGTCACCCGCAACCCGGTCGACCCGTCGCGATCCGCGGGCGGGTCGAGCGGGGGAGCGGCGTGCGCGCTCGCGTCCGGGATGGTGCCGCTGGCCGACGGCTCCGACATGGGCGGCTCCCTGCGCAACCCGGCGTCGTTCTGCGGCGTCGTGGGCATGCGGCCCTCGCTCGGCCGGGTGCCGGAGTGGCCGCTCTACAACCAGTGGGAGAGCACGTCCGTCGGCGGTCCGATGGCCCGCAACGTCGGCGACCTCGCCCTGCTGCTGTCGGTGCTCGCCGGTCCCGACCCACGGGCGCCGCTCGCGCTGGGTGATCCCGGTGCGTCGTTCGCCCCGCCGCTCGCGTCCGCACGCCTTGCCGGGCTGCGGGTGGCGTGCTCGGTGGACCTCGGCGGCTCTCTGGTGGTGGACCACGAGGTCGCGGACGTCGTACGTGCGACCGCGGCGCGGCTCTCCGACGCGGGAGCGTCGGTGGCCGAGGCCCACCCCGACCTGTCCCTGGCCGACGACACCTTCCGCACGCTGCGCGCCTGGCACTTCCAGGCCAAGCTCGGGCGGCTGCTCGCCGAGCACCCCACCTCGTTCAAGGCGTCGCTGGAGGCCAACATCCGCGCCGGGGAGCCGCTGACCGGCGCCGACGTGGCCCGCGCCTACACGCAGCGCACCTCGCTGTCGGAGACCATGCGGATCTTCTTCGGCGGGCACGACGTGCTGCTGCTGCCGACCTCGCAGGTGCCGCCGTTCCCGGTCGAGCAGGAGTTCCCCGAGACGATCAACGGGCAGCAGATGCCCGACTACCTCGCTTGGATGCGCTCGGCCTACTTCATCACCGTCACCGGCTGCCCGGCGATCTCCGTGCCCGCCGGGCGCACCGCCGACGGCCTTCCCGTCGGCGTCCAGCTGGTCGCCCGGCACGGAGCCGACCGTCAGCTGCTCGAGGTCGCCGCTGCGGTCGAGGAGCTGCTCGCCGACTGA
- a CDS encoding MaoC family dehydratase: protein MTSNQVGASARRTRAVTRRDIELFTAISGDRNPVHYDEDLAARSRFGGIVVQGGVTSGLLNALVAEQLPGPGSVFLEVSWRFLAPVRPGDVLTATAVVTAVRDDKPVTTLATSITNQDDVLVLDGTAVVWRDPVVGAATSPITHPHAGSPAPTQEKIA, encoded by the coding sequence ATGACCAGCAACCAGGTCGGCGCCTCAGCCCGACGCACCAGGGCCGTCACCCGTCGTGACATCGAGCTCTTCACCGCGATCAGCGGTGACCGCAACCCCGTCCACTACGACGAGGACCTCGCCGCGCGCTCCCGCTTCGGCGGCATCGTCGTGCAGGGCGGGGTGACCTCCGGGCTGCTCAACGCGCTCGTCGCCGAGCAGCTGCCCGGCCCGGGGAGCGTGTTCCTCGAGGTCTCGTGGCGCTTCCTCGCGCCCGTCCGGCCCGGCGACGTCCTCACGGCGACGGCGGTCGTCACCGCGGTCCGCGACGACAAGCCGGTCACCACGCTCGCGACGAGCATCACGAACCAGGACGACGTGCTCGTCCTCGACGGCACCGCCGTCGTCTGGCGCGACCCCGTGGTCGGCGCCGCCACCTCACCCATCACCCACCCACACGCCGGGTCCCCGGCACCGACACAGGAGAAGATCGCATGA
- a CDS encoding GNAT family N-acetyltransferase: protein MTCSTTMAAPRTATPTAAPTTGAAGGRAVHPVHVHVHVRLRDGGSVLLRPLVGGEVAVLETVFEGLSTRSRRQRFLVPMPRLPSGHRRALADVDGQRHVAWVALVDGVPVGICRYVTTAPDAAELAFEVVDAQQGRGIASALVDAVTTVARSRGITWIEASVESGNLASEAVLARVGIELFLSDGLLEGRGELRPAPSRSLVNQRAVLALAGQSASSSSTAAATSSS, encoded by the coding sequence ATGACCTGCAGCACCACCATGGCCGCCCCCCGCACCGCCACGCCCACCGCGGCGCCCACCACCGGCGCAGCGGGCGGGCGGGCGGTCCACCCGGTCCACGTCCACGTCCACGTCCGGCTCCGTGACGGCGGGTCCGTCCTGCTCCGCCCGCTCGTCGGCGGTGAGGTCGCCGTCCTGGAGACGGTGTTCGAGGGGTTGTCCACGCGGTCGCGCAGACAGCGGTTCCTCGTCCCGATGCCGCGGCTCCCGAGCGGTCACCGCCGCGCCCTCGCCGACGTCGACGGCCAGCGGCACGTCGCCTGGGTGGCGCTCGTCGACGGGGTGCCTGTGGGCATCTGCCGCTACGTGACGACGGCCCCCGACGCCGCGGAGCTGGCCTTCGAGGTGGTCGACGCCCAGCAGGGCCGGGGCATCGCCTCCGCGCTGGTCGACGCCGTCACGACGGTCGCCCGGTCCCGCGGCATCACGTGGATCGAGGCGAGCGTCGAGTCCGGCAACCTCGCGTCGGAGGCCGTGCTGGCTCGCGTCGGCATCGAGCTCTTCCTGTCCGACGGCCTGCTCGAGGGCCGCGGCGAGCTCCGTCCGGCCCCGTCACGGTCGCTGGTCAACCAGCGCGCCGTGCTGGCCCTCGCGGGTCAGTCGGCGAGCAGCTCCTCGACCGCAGCGGCGACCTCGAGCAGCTGA
- a CDS encoding SRPBCC family protein, producing MKIAGEATLVAPVEQVWDALLDPTVLVRTIPGCERLEETADNTYDMTVTAGVASIRGTYAGTCKLSDLTPHKSLKMNLQGAGAPGTVGADVAVRFEGNPDGTTTLFYDADAVVGGMVGGVGQRMLTSVSRRMAAEFFGNVEKAIAGGPAEAGLVTGASVPSSTSGADAPAGGGQVFTAPAKPSSLAGAGSQQDFLLGVAVGAGLVALGVLLGRRR from the coding sequence ATGAAGATCGCCGGAGAGGCCACCCTGGTCGCCCCCGTGGAGCAGGTGTGGGACGCGCTGCTCGACCCCACCGTGCTGGTCCGCACCATCCCCGGCTGCGAGCGGCTCGAGGAGACCGCGGACAACACCTACGACATGACCGTCACCGCCGGGGTCGCGAGCATCCGCGGCACCTACGCCGGCACGTGCAAGCTCAGCGACCTGACACCGCACAAGTCGCTGAAGATGAACCTGCAGGGTGCCGGCGCCCCCGGCACCGTCGGAGCCGACGTGGCCGTCCGCTTCGAGGGCAACCCCGACGGCACCACCACGCTCTTCTACGACGCCGACGCGGTCGTCGGCGGCATGGTCGGCGGCGTCGGCCAGCGGATGCTGACCTCGGTCTCGCGACGGATGGCCGCGGAGTTCTTCGGCAACGTCGAGAAGGCGATCGCGGGCGGACCGGCCGAGGCGGGTCTCGTGACAGGCGCGAGCGTGCCTTCCTCGACCAGCGGTGCTGACGCACCGGCCGGTGGTGGGCAGGTCTTCACCGCTCCTGCCAAGCCGTCGTCCCTCGCAGGTGCCGGCTCCCAGCAGGACTTCCTCCTCGGTGTGGCCGTCGGCGCGGGCCTCGTCGCGCTCGGCGTGCTCCTGGGACGTCGCCGGTGA
- a CDS encoding OsmC family protein has protein sequence MSTTTEKAPLNGVDVPTLFGTRDAVKQTNEIAEFQFRATNTWVSGTHSRSTFAGFYGAMQEMRHAQDTVVESDHPAVLVGTDVGPTPIEYLLHAIAACLTSGIANIAAARGVRLTHVSSSVTGDIDLLGILGLSGGAVRNGYEQIKVTFRIEGDADEATLRDIVDQSRRRSAVYDALTNPTPVHIDVVTG, from the coding sequence ATGAGCACCACCACCGAGAAGGCGCCCCTCAACGGGGTCGACGTCCCGACGCTCTTCGGCACGCGTGACGCCGTGAAGCAGACGAACGAGATCGCGGAGTTCCAGTTCCGGGCCACCAACACCTGGGTGTCCGGGACCCACAGCCGCTCGACGTTCGCCGGCTTCTACGGCGCCATGCAGGAGATGCGGCACGCGCAGGACACCGTGGTCGAGTCCGACCACCCGGCCGTGCTCGTCGGCACGGACGTCGGTCCGACGCCGATCGAGTACCTGCTGCACGCCATCGCGGCCTGCCTGACCTCCGGCATCGCCAACATCGCGGCGGCCCGCGGGGTCCGGCTCACGCACGTCTCGTCGTCCGTCACGGGCGACATCGACCTGCTCGGGATCCTCGGGCTCTCGGGCGGCGCCGTCCGCAACGGCTACGAGCAGATCAAGGTCACGTTCCGCATCGAGGGCGACGCCGACGAGGCCACCCTGCGCGACATCGTCGACCAGTCCCGCCGTCGCTCGGCCGTCTACGACGCCCTGACCAACCCGACGCCCGTCCACATCGACGTGGTGACGGGCTGA